The sequence AGAACCGGgagtgtccccgctgtccccggtgGTGTCCCGGCTGCACCGGGGGATCCCGAAAACAAAACCCGGaggtgtccccggtgtccccggaGCATCTGTGGGAGGCTCCCCGGTATCCAGGGGGGTCCCGGTAGTGTCCTCACTGTCCCCGGTGGTGTCTCTGTTGTACCGGGAGGTGTCCCCGGTATCCCCGGAGGATCTGGGGGAGGGTCCCCGGTATCCAGGGGGGTCCCGGTAGTGTCCTCACTGTCCCCGGTGGTGTCCCGGCTGTACCGGGAGGTGTCCCCGGTATCCCCGGAGGATCCAGGGGGCTCCCGGtagtgtccccgctgtccccggtTGTGTCCCGGGTGTGTCCCCGCCATCCCGGCTGGCGCTGGTGGCGCTCGGGGGCCCCAGCCCGGGGCGGGGCGCGGTGCCCGGGCGGTGTCCGGGCGGTCCCGGTGAGTCACGGTgccccccccgagcccccccccagtccggcccgcccccgccgtGCCTATCCCGGGCCGGACCGCGCCCCGGCACTGCCCGCACCGCCACCGGCACCGAGCACCGAGCACCGCACGCACGGTGAGTGAGAGAGAGCGGCACCCCCGGCAACGGGAACGGGGGATCGGTCCCGCACCCCAAAATGGGGGAACCCCGTTTCCAAATCCCGGTTTGGGGTCGAAATCCCGGTTTGGGGTCTAAATTCTGATTTGGGGTTCTCCGTCCGGTAACGGGAACTGGAGTCGGTCCCGCACACCAAAATGGGGAACCCCATCCCCAAATCCCGCTTTGGAGTGCCCCGCCCGGTAACGGGAACTGGGGTCGGTGctgaaccccaaaatggggaatCCCGGTTTGGGATGCCCCGCCCGTTAACGGGAATGGGGACTCGGTCCCGCACCCCAAAATTGAGGAACCCCATCCCCAAATCCCGCTTTGGGGTCTAAATTCTGATTTGGGGTGCCCCTCCCGGTAACGGTACCGGGGagccccatcccagtgtccgtttttggggtgtccccatccccaaaccccatttttgggggggatcaATCCTGTCCCTaaatttggggtccccctcGATTTTGGGGGGAGAATTTTGAGCATCACTTGGGGGGATCCCTGTCCCCCACTttggggggtctccatccccaaaccccctttttttggggggtcccaccCTTTTGGGATCTTCACTTTTGGGGTGGTTCCatcttttttttggggttcccccttcTTGGGGCGGTTCCCCATTTTCTGAGGTAACTTTTGGGgggattccttctttttttggggttccccttTTTTTAGGGTCCCTCTTTCCCTGGGGGTCACTTTTGGGGTTATTCCACCTGTTTTAGGGGGGGCATTTTGGGAATTCCTCCTTTTTTAGGGGATTCCTCCTTTTTAGGATTCTCCATTTTAGGGGATTCctcctttttttggggggattccTCATTTTTAAGGGGACTCCTCCTTTTTAGGATTCTCCTTTTTAGGGGATTCCTCTTTATTTGGGGGGGTTCCTCCTTTTTTGGGAGACTCTCTCATTTTGGGGGGGTTCCTCCTTTTTTTGGGGGACTCCTcctttttgggggggatttctCCTTTTTAGGGGATTCctcctttttttgggggggggattCCTCCTTTTTAAGGGGATTCCTCCTTTTTAGGATTCTCTTTTTTAGGGGATTCCTCCTTTTTTTGGGGACTCCTCCTTTTTGGGTGtttcctccttttatttttttgggggtgggggTTCCTCCTTTTTAAGGGAATTCCTCCTTTTTTAcgattctctctttttttttttttggcgggattcctcctttttttaggccattcctcttttttttggggcgtttcccattttctcaactcttcctcattttcCCTCGGTCATTTTTAGGGTGGATCCCTTcattttttatgaattttttttttttttggggtgggggcgggtccctcccctccccccaccccccccaatGAGTCACCGGGGTGTCCCCAATGGGGGGGGGTGACACGGCCACACCCTCGGGacgtgtccccggtgtccccctcgtgtccccccccccccgccccatCCCGGGGCTGAGTCACGGCCGGAGCATTCCCGGCCATTCCCGGGAAATCCGCGGCCAAAGGGGGGCGGGAATGGGGGGGTTGGGGGGtccaggagggattttggggggtggaaacagaaattttggggtccaggagggattttggggggtcctggagggattttggggggtcctggagggattttgaggggatggcatcaggaattttggggtcccaggtgggatttttggggtggtcctggagggattttggggggtcctagAGAGATTTGGGGGGTgcagggggaattttgggggtcccaggagggatttttggggtggtccaaggggatttttaggggtcctggagggattttggggttccctggagggattttggggggtcctggagggatTTTGATGGATGGCAtcaggaatttgggggtcccaggagggattttgggggtccctggaggaattttggggtggtccagggggatttttaggggtcctggagggattttggggagttcaagaggaatttggggagacccaagaggaattttgggggtggcAGGAGGAATTTGAGTTTTGGGTTCCCATTGGGACTTTTGAGGTTCCAATGGGATATTTGGGGTTCCCATCATGATTTTTGTGTTTCccattgggatttttggggttcccagtaTGATTTTTGTATTTCccattgggatttttggggttcccagtaTGACTTTTGTGTTTTCCATTGGGATTTTTAAGGTTCCCATCAGGAATGTCAAGTTTCcaatggggtttttgggttccTATCAGGAATTTTGGGTTCCCATCAAGaatttcatgtttttctttgggattttgggttcctatcaggatttttgtgtttcccactgggatttttgggattctCATCAGGAATTTCGAGTTTCCCATTGGGATTTCTAAGGTTCCCATCAGGAATTTCAAGTTTCcaatggggtttttgggttcccatcaggaattttggggttcccattgggatttttggggttcccagtatgatttttgtgtttcccattgggatttttggggttcccagtatgatttttggttttcccattgggattttggggttcccagtaTGATTTTTGTATttcccattgggattttgggttcctatcaggatttttgtgtttcccattgggattttgggttccTATCAGGAATTTCAGATTTCCCATCAGGATTGTTGTGTttcccattgggattttgggttcctatcaggatttttgtgtttcccattgggatttttggggttcccagtatgatttttgtgtttcccattgggattttggggttcccagtatgatttttgtgtttcccattgggatttttgtgtttcccattgggatttttgtgtttcccattgggattttgggttcctatcaggatttttggggttcccattgggatttttggggttcccagtatgatttttgtgtttcccattgggatttttggggttcccagtaTGATTTTTGGTTTTCCCACCGGGATTTTGGCAGCCCCAGGGTCAGGATGCCGTCGCAGCTGGAGCACGCCATGGAGACGCTGATGTTCACCTTCCACAAGTACGCGGGGGACAAGGAGCACCTGGCCAAGGAGGACCTCAGGGCGCTCATGGACAAGGAGTTCCCGGGGTTCCTCgaggtgggcacagctctggggggTCCAGGGCGTCCATGGGGTGGGGTCATGGCATCtatgggatccatggggtgggatgggatccctgggatggggtgggatctATGGGGtccatggggtgggatgggatccatgagaTCCATGGGGtccatgggatggggtgggTTCTATGGggtccatgggatgggatgggatctgtgggatccatgggatggaatccatgggatggggtgggatctATGGGGtccatgggatggggtgggatgggatgggatctatGTGAGCCATGGGGTGAAATCCATGGGATGGAATCCATGAGATGGGATCagtgggaggggatgggatctATGTgagccatgggatgggatccatgggatggcaTCTATGGGATccatgagatgggatgggatccatgagaTGGCATctatgggatccatgggatgggatcagtgggatgggatgggatctatGTGAGCCATGGGGTGaaatccatgggatgggatccatgagatgagatgggatgggatctatGGGGATccatgagatgggatgggatgggatctatGGGGATCCATGAGATGGGATGGGggtccatgggatgggatctatGTGAGCCATGGGGTGaaatccatgggatgggatccatgagatgggatcagtgggaggggatgggatctATGTgagccatgggatgggatccatgggatggcatctatgggatccatgggatgggatctgtgggatctgtgggatccatgggatgggatccatgagatgggatgggatccatgagatgggatgggatccatgagaTGGCATctatgggatccatgggatgggagggatgggatccatgagaTCCATGGggtccatgggatgggatggtatctgtgggatctgtgggatccatgggatgggatccatgggatgggatccatgggatggcatctatgggatccatgggatgggatcagtgggatgggatgggatctatGTGAGCCATGGGGTGaaatccatgggatgggatccataggATGACATCTATGGGATCCATGAGAtgagatccatgggatgggatgggatctatGTGAGCCATGGGGTGAGATCCATGAGATGGGATCCATGAGATCTATGGGATCCATGAGATTTAATCTATGGGATGGGATCTATGCGAGCCATGGAGGTGAGATCTATGGCATGGCATTGATGGGATCCATGAGATTTCATCTATGGGAttggatccatgggatgggatccatgagaTTTCATCTGTGGGAttggatccatgggatgggatcaatgggagcTACAGAACCCTGAGATCAAACCCCATCAGCCTTGGGATGGGATCCCCTAAACCCTGGGACCAAACCAGACAGAACCCTGGGATCAAACCCTACACACCCCACACTGGATCCCAGAGAACTCCGGGATCAGATCCCATAAACCTTGGGATCAGGGGGTGATGATCCCCCCATCCCTCCATTCCCATTTATGATTGAccccatccccattttttcccccagagcCAGTGGGACCCCAACACCCTGGAGTAGATCCTGTGGGACCCCATTCCCATTTAGGATCTGACCCTGTTCCCATTTAGGATCTGACCCCATTCCCATTTAGGATCTGACCCCGTTCCCATTTAGGATCTGaccctttttccccattttttccccagaagcaGCAGGACCCCAATGCCCTGGAGTGGGACCCTATTCCCATTTAGGATCTGAcccattttccctgttttttcccccataacCAGTGGGACCCCAACACCCTGGAGTGGATCCTGTGGGACCCCATTCCCGTTTAGGATCTGACCCTGTTCCCATTTAGGATCTGAccctttttccctgttttttcccccatttttccctcggAGCCAGCGGGACCCCAACGCCCTGGAGtggatcctgtgggatcccattcccatttaGGATCTGACCCCGTTCCCATTTAGGATCTGACccattttccccgttttttcccccagaaccAGCAGGACCCCAACGCCCTGGAGTGGGACCCCATTCCCATTTAGGATCTGACccattttccccgttttttcccccagaaccAGCGCGACCCCAACACCCTGGAGTGGATCCTGTGGGACCCCATTCCCATTTAGGATCTGACCCTGTTCCCATTTAGGATCTGAccctttttccctgttttttcccccatttttccctcggAGCCAGCGGGACCCCAACGCCCTGGAGTGGGACCCTGTTCCCATTTAGGATCTGACCCCGTTCCCATTTAGGATCTGACCCCGTTCCCATTTAGGATCTAAccatttttccccgttttttcccccagaaccAGCGGGACCCCAACACCCTGGAGTGGATCCTGTGGGACCCCATTCCCATTTAGGACCTGACCCCGTTCCCATTTAGTATCTGACCCCATTCCCATTTAGGATCTgacccattttccccattttttccccagaagcaGCAGGACCCCAATGCCCTGGAGTGGGACCCTGTTCCTATTTAGGATCTGACCCCGTTCCCATTTAGGATCTGAcccattttccctgttttttcccccattttcgcCCAGAACCAGCGCGACCCCAACACCCTGGAGTGGATCCTGTGGGACCCCGTTCCCATTTAGGATCTGACCCTGTTCCCATTTAGGATCAGACCCTGTTCCCATTTAGGATCTGACccattttccccgttttttcccccagaaccAGCGCGACCCCAACGCCCTGGACCGCATCCTGCGGGACGTCGAGCAGAGCCGCGACGGCCGCGTCGGCTTCCAGGGCTTCTTCTCGCTGGTGGCCGGGCTCACCATCGCCTGCAACGACTACTTCGTGCAGCACATGAAGCAGCGCAGCCACCGCTGAGACCCCCACCCATGGGTGCCCCCCACCCACCTCGGGGtgtcaccccaaacccaccttgGATCCTCCCTTAACCCTAAATGTGTGCCCTGATCCTTCCTTGGGGTTTTGAACCTTTCCCATGAAGGTCCTGACCCTTCCTGATGGGCTGAGACCCTCCAAAAGGGGTGATGAACCTCCCCCAGCACCCATGGGTGCCCCCCACCCATCTCGTGTGTCACCCCAAACCCGCCTTGGGTCCTCCCTTGACCCTAGATGTGTGCCTTGATCCTTCCTTGGGGTTTTGAACCCTTCCTGATGGGCTGAGACCCCCCCAAAGGGGTGATGAACCTCCCCCACCACCCATGGGTGCCCCCCACCCATCTCGGGTGTCACCCCAATCCCGCCTTGGATCCTCCCTTGACCCTAAATGTGTGCCTTGATCCTTCCTTGGGGTTTTGAACCTTTCCCATGAAGGTCCTGACTCTCCCCCAAAGGTCCTGAGCCCACCCAGGGGTCCTGAACCCCTCGAAGGATTGAGACCCCCCACCCATGGGTGCCCCCCACCCACCCGGGGGTGTCACCCCAAACCTGCCTTGGATCATCCCTTAACCTTAAATGTGTGCCCTGATCCCCCTTTGGGGTTCTGATCTCTCCCCACAAAGGTCCTGAGCCCACCTGGGGGTCCTGACCCCCCCCCCATTGCAAGCTGAGACCCCccctggggggattggggtgcCCCTCACCCATGGGTGCCCCCCACCCATCTTAGGGtgtcaccccaaaccccaccttgGATCATCCCTTAACCCTAAATGTGTGCCTTGATTCCCCTTTGGGGTCCTGGCCCTGATTTGGGGCCCTGACCCCCCCATGGGTGCCCCCATCCCCACCCATGGGTGCCCCCAGCTCTGGTGGGACCCTTCATTgtcccccccttcccccccagGGGTGCCCCCCACCCTGGGGTGCTGCCCTGACCCCCCCCCAATAAAGGGTTTTGTATGAACCGGGCTCTCGTTGTTCTTGGGGTCActttggggtccctgtcccctttgGGTCACTTTGAGATTCCTTTTGGGGTCTCCTTGGGGTCTCTGTCCCCCTGAGGTCACTCCGGGCTCtcttttggggtccccctgtcactttggggtccctttggggacacttggggctGTGGGGGAGCTGTGTGGGGTGACAGTGGGGTCCACAGGGTCTCCATAGGGGATCTATAGGATTCCATAGGGGCTCTATAGGGGAT is a genomic window of Zonotrichia albicollis isolate bZonAlb1 chromosome 30, bZonAlb1.hap1, whole genome shotgun sequence containing:
- the S100A10 gene encoding protein S100-A10, with the translated sequence MPSQLEHAMETLMFTFHKYAGDKEHLAKEDLRALMDKEFPGFLENQRDPNALDRILRDVEQSRDGRVGFQGFFSLVAGLTIACNDYFVQHMKQRSHR